A region of Malaciobacter marinus DNA encodes the following proteins:
- the kdsB gene encoding 3-deoxy-manno-octulosonate cytidylyltransferase: MIVIPARLNSSRFENKILVDILGLPMVIKTAMQVSALDKVVIATDSLEVLDLAKIHGYEAVLTSNVHQSGTDRINEAVNKLDLPDDEIIINVQADEPFIEPEVVKSVINRVKEVKKNNENTMIVSCYKKITSDLADDPNHVKVILDENSNAIYFSRAKVPYHRDHYENSSYSGHLGIYGFTKKSLNDFCSLKPSKLEKIEKLEQLRAIDNGYSIAMVEVNSKSFGIDTQEDLENALKIFKK; encoded by the coding sequence ATGATAGTTATTCCAGCAAGATTAAATTCAAGTAGATTTGAAAATAAAATATTAGTGGATATATTAGGTTTACCAATGGTAATAAAAACAGCTATGCAAGTTAGTGCACTAGATAAAGTAGTAATTGCAACGGACTCCTTAGAAGTTTTAGATTTAGCAAAAATACATGGATATGAAGCTGTACTTACATCAAACGTTCATCAAAGTGGAACAGATAGAATAAATGAAGCTGTAAATAAACTTGATTTACCAGATGATGAAATCATCATAAATGTACAAGCAGATGAACCTTTTATAGAGCCTGAAGTAGTTAAATCTGTAATAAATAGAGTAAAAGAAGTAAAAAAGAATAATGAAAATACAATGATTGTTAGTTGTTATAAAAAGATAACATCAGATTTAGCTGATGATCCTAATCATGTAAAAGTTATACTTGATGAAAATAGTAATGCTATATATTTTTCAAGAGCAAAAGTTCCATATCACAGAGATCACTATGAAAACTCTAGTTACAGCGGACATTTAGGGATTTATGGATTTACAAAAAAAAGCTTAAATGATTTTTGTTCTTTAAAACCTTCAAAATTAGAAAAAATAGAAAAGCTAGAACAATTAAGAGCCATTGATAATGGATATTCAATTGCGATGGTTGAAGTAAACTCTAAATCATTTGGAATTGATACTCAAGAGGATTTAGAAAATGCTCTTAAAATCTTCAAAAAATAA
- the polA gene encoding DNA polymerase I — MKKTITVIDTFGFLFRSYYALPPLKSKEGFPTGLLTGFMNFISNIGKDFQTDYLVFALDSKGDTFRNEIYSQYKAHRPDVPEDLLTQLPVAIDWIEKMGFQTASRVGFEADDIIASIAHDAKRKDLEVRIVSHDKDLYQLIDDDTIYLFDPIKKVIINEDKCTEKYGVTPKQFTDYQALLGDSADNVPGVKGVGAKTAQALISQFSTIENIYENLESIEKPRWKNLLEASKEMAFISKELVTLKVDCHVLDEIDKFTLPKENPILKIADTLLEYDLNRIIERVNKDGLNYKTKIPKKEEVFLFDSILLDTKDKLFDVLNSIDKNCIVAFDTETTSLDTKDAKIVGFSFSFEENKGYYVPIGHFYLGVPDQIGLDDAKKALEKLNEFKLVAQNFKYDYEIIKTNFNLEMNLYADTMIMSWLLNPSSKLGLDAKAKEYFDHTMLAFKELVKKGENFSSVEVEKACLYASEDAVITLKLFYKLKEEFKASNLEYLFELGQTLEFEFTKVLAYMQENGIKIDIKILEELKEKSLKHLGELTNNIYELAGSEFNINSPKQLGEVLFDKLGLTASKKTKSGYSTNEMVLQKLHDEHKIIPLLLDYRESHKLQSTYIEPLLKLAKQRDNNRVYTSFLQTGTATGRLSSKNPNLQNIPVKSEAGALIRSAFIPKEGYSLVGIDYSQIELRLLAHFSEDEALLEAFNSNLDIHKQTAIKIFGEEEASSKRSIAKSINFGLIYGMGSRKLADTLGIKTAEAKSYIESYFQAFKSVKDYLKSIEDTILETEYIETLLKRRRVFDFNSANGMQKAAFLREGVNTKFQGSAADLIKLSMLKIWEKYKNNDDIKMLLQIHDELIFEIKNDKIEEILEDLVNIMENIVKLKVPLKVSKNIGKSWQELK; from the coding sequence ATGAAGAAAACAATAACAGTTATAGATACATTCGGATTTTTATTTAGAAGTTATTATGCACTTCCTCCTTTAAAATCAAAAGAGGGATTTCCAACTGGCTTATTAACAGGTTTTATGAATTTTATTTCAAATATTGGAAAAGATTTTCAAACTGATTATTTAGTATTTGCATTAGATTCTAAAGGCGATACTTTTAGAAATGAAATTTATAGTCAATATAAAGCACATAGACCAGATGTGCCAGAAGATCTTTTAACACAACTACCTGTTGCAATTGATTGGATAGAGAAAATGGGCTTTCAAACAGCTTCAAGAGTTGGATTTGAAGCAGATGATATTATAGCTTCAATAGCCCATGATGCAAAAAGAAAAGATTTAGAAGTAAGAATAGTAAGTCATGATAAAGATTTATATCAATTAATTGATGATGATACAATTTATTTATTCGATCCAATAAAAAAAGTAATAATCAATGAAGATAAATGTACAGAAAAATATGGAGTAACACCTAAACAATTCACTGATTATCAAGCACTTTTAGGTGATAGTGCAGATAATGTACCTGGAGTTAAAGGTGTGGGAGCAAAAACTGCACAAGCATTAATTAGCCAGTTTAGTACAATAGAAAATATTTATGAAAATTTAGAAAGTATAGAAAAACCAAGATGGAAAAATCTTTTAGAAGCAAGTAAAGAGATGGCATTTATTTCAAAAGAGTTAGTTACTTTAAAAGTAGATTGTCATGTACTTGATGAAATAGATAAATTTACTCTTCCAAAAGAAAACCCAATTTTAAAAATTGCAGATACCTTGCTTGAATATGATTTAAACAGAATTATTGAAAGAGTTAATAAAGATGGCTTAAACTATAAAACAAAAATTCCTAAAAAAGAAGAAGTTTTTTTATTTGATTCTATTTTACTTGATACTAAAGACAAATTATTTGATGTTTTAAACTCAATTGATAAAAATTGTATAGTTGCTTTTGATACTGAAACAACGAGTTTAGATACAAAAGATGCAAAAATAGTAGGCTTCTCTTTTAGTTTTGAAGAAAACAAAGGATATTATGTTCCAATAGGGCATTTTTATCTAGGAGTTCCTGATCAAATAGGCTTAGATGATGCAAAAAAGGCATTAGAAAAACTAAATGAATTTAAACTTGTAGCACAAAACTTTAAATATGATTATGAAATAATAAAAACAAACTTTAATTTAGAAATGAATTTGTATGCTGATACGATGATAATGTCTTGGCTTTTAAATCCAAGTTCAAAATTAGGACTTGATGCTAAAGCAAAAGAGTATTTTGACCATACAATGTTAGCTTTTAAAGAGCTTGTTAAAAAAGGAGAAAACTTTTCTAGTGTTGAAGTTGAAAAAGCTTGTTTATATGCTAGTGAAGATGCTGTTATTACTTTAAAATTATTTTATAAGTTAAAAGAAGAATTTAAAGCTTCAAATTTAGAATATCTATTTGAACTAGGGCAGACTTTAGAGTTTGAATTTACTAAAGTATTAGCATACATGCAAGAAAATGGTATAAAAATTGATATTAAAATACTTGAAGAGTTAAAAGAAAAAAGTTTAAAACATCTAGGTGAACTAACTAATAATATTTATGAGTTAGCAGGTAGTGAATTTAATATAAACTCTCCAAAGCAATTAGGAGAAGTACTATTTGATAAATTAGGTTTAACTGCTTCAAAAAAGACTAAAAGTGGATATAGTACGAATGAAATGGTTTTACAAAAACTTCATGATGAACATAAAATAATTCCTTTACTTTTAGATTATAGAGAATCTCATAAGTTGCAGTCAACATATATTGAGCCACTATTAAAGCTTGCAAAACAAAGAGATAATAATAGAGTTTATACTTCATTTTTACAAACTGGAACGGCAACAGGAAGATTAAGTAGTAAAAATCCTAATTTACAAAATATTCCAGTAAAAAGTGAAGCTGGAGCATTAATAAGAAGTGCATTCATACCAAAAGAAGGTTATTCTCTTGTAGGAATAGATTATTCTCAAATTGAATTACGATTACTAGCACATTTTAGTGAAGATGAAGCTTTACTAGAAGCTTTTAATAGTAATTTAGATATTCATAAACAAACTGCAATAAAGATTTTTGGAGAAGAAGAAGCAAGTTCAAAAAGATCAATAGCTAAATCTATAAACTTTGGACTTATTTATGGAATGGGTAGTAGAAAACTTGCTGATACATTAGGAATTAAAACAGCAGAAGCAAAAAGTTATATAGAGTCTTATTTTCAAGCTTTTAAAAGTGTAAAGGATTATTTAAAATCAATTGAAGATACGATTTTAGAAACTGAATATATAGAGACATTACTTAAAAGAAGAAGAGTATTTGATTTTAATAGTGCAAATGGAATGCAAAAGGCTGCATTTTTAAGAGAGGGTGTTAACACAAAATTTCAAGGAAGTGCTGCTGATTTAATTAAACTTTCTATGCTGAAAATTTGGGAAAAGTATAAGAATAATGATGATATAAAAATGCTTCTACAAATTCATGATGAATTAATTTTTGAAATAAAAAATGATAAAATTGAAGAAATATTAGAAGATTTGGTAAACATAATGGAAAATATAGTTAAATTAAAAGTTCCATTGAAAGTGTCAAAAAATATCGGTAAAAGTTGGCAAGAGTTAAAATAA
- a CDS encoding response regulator transcription factor: MLKTEKNIRKLYNAKLLIISNDDNVKVTIENEFDDYFKELKLVNGSLEALELAVSNSYDLVIIDTNIKDYSFDEICTEISNKASNLPKIIISDEENNDDIVTAINCSAYTFISKPLRVKDVKLAIIMCLNQTKRGDKIEFQNGIYFDEYRDQFFKPGGVLIDFTRLEKSFLKLLIEKRGEITDYDTIKDVVWKGKNMSIYTMRNIVNKIRQKTYYEIIRNHSNKGYVLEENQK, from the coding sequence ATGTTAAAAACTGAAAAAAATATAAGAAAATTATACAATGCAAAACTACTTATTATAAGTAATGATGACAATGTTAAAGTAACTATTGAAAATGAATTTGATGATTACTTTAAAGAATTAAAATTGGTTAATGGTTCACTAGAAGCTCTTGAATTAGCTGTTTCAAATAGTTATGATTTAGTAATAATTGATACAAATATAAAAGATTATTCATTTGATGAAATTTGTACTGAAATATCTAATAAAGCTTCAAATTTACCAAAAATTATAATTTCTGATGAAGAAAATAATGATGATATTGTTACTGCAATAAATTGTAGTGCATATACTTTTATATCAAAACCTTTAAGAGTAAAAGATGTAAAACTTGCAATTATTATGTGCTTAAATCAAACTAAAAGAGGTGACAAAATAGAGTTCCAAAATGGAATCTATTTTGATGAGTATAGAGATCAATTCTTTAAACCAGGTGGAGTACTAATAGACTTTACAAGATTAGAAAAATCATTCTTAAAATTACTTATTGAAAAAAGAGGTGAGATTACTGATTATGATACTATAAAAGATGTAGTATGGAAAGGTAAAAATATGTCTATTTATACAATGAGAAATATAGTAAATAAAATAAGACAAAAAACTTATTATGAAATAATCAGAAACCATTCTAACAAAGGTTATGTTTTAGAGGAGAATCAAAAGTAA
- a CDS encoding PAS domain-containing protein yields the protein MAIEKKIEDSLELELLKESTLLFVEHNQEILNEVSLFFKTYFKEVLTSSSKQGALELYNKEKTKIDIILTDLDLPNQDGLEFLTNIRAISSDIPIVLSTKNSNTEVLEKVICLKISNYILKPIKNITTIKILNQIIEENYNKKLILVQKRELELYKDILDKENLVSETDPDGIITYANDIFCEVSGYTKEELLGQPHNIVRHPDNSSKIFKNLWDTIKAGKVWKSKIKNKAKDGSSYYVKATIFPILDEAGNIKKYVSSRFLVTQDEEEKQTLKRYILQQKSQKVKFEQELENRYNDMLKEALEAKEMSITSFVSELQREIKTLRSRINDDKGRILNLEHKVSDANKKAEKDHDDFLEKLSKMRDTTRFSYERYERFKKLNESLKEKLAKAQESIKVYQEYIEEYRHKIDDLNDVIKSYEDDKKKEEEKKASKK from the coding sequence ATGGCTATAGAAAAGAAAATTGAAGACTCTTTGGAGTTGGAATTATTAAAAGAAAGTACTCTTTTATTTGTAGAACATAATCAAGAAATACTTAATGAAGTCTCACTATTTTTTAAAACATATTTTAAAGAGGTTTTAACATCTTCAAGTAAACAAGGTGCATTAGAACTTTATAATAAAGAAAAAACAAAAATCGATATTATTTTAACTGATTTGGATCTTCCTAATCAAGATGGTTTAGAATTCCTAACTAATATTAGAGCCATCTCTTCTGATATTCCTATTGTATTAAGTACTAAAAACTCTAATACAGAAGTTTTAGAAAAAGTGATATGTTTAAAAATATCAAATTATATATTAAAACCCATAAAGAATATAACTACTATAAAAATTTTAAATCAAATAATTGAAGAAAACTACAATAAAAAACTTATATTAGTTCAAAAAAGAGAATTAGAATTATATAAAGATATTTTAGATAAAGAAAATTTGGTTAGTGAAACAGATCCTGATGGAATAATCACTTATGCAAATGATATTTTTTGTGAAGTATCTGGTTATACAAAAGAAGAACTTTTAGGACAACCACATAATATAGTAAGACATCCTGATAATTCTTCAAAAATCTTTAAAAATCTTTGGGATACTATAAAAGCAGGAAAAGTTTGGAAAAGTAAAATAAAAAATAAAGCTAAAGATGGTAGTTCATATTATGTTAAAGCTACTATTTTCCCTATTTTAGATGAAGCTGGAAATATAAAAAAATATGTTTCAAGCAGATTTTTAGTAACACAAGATGAAGAAGAAAAACAGACTTTAAAAAGATATATTTTACAACAAAAAAGTCAAAAAGTTAAATTTGAACAAGAGTTGGAAAATAGATACAACGATATGTTAAAAGAGGCTTTAGAAGCAAAAGAGATGAGTATAACATCATTTGTAAGTGAACTACAAAGGGAGATTAAAACGCTGCGTTCTAGAATAAATGATGATAAGGGTAGAATCTTAAATTTAGAACATAAAGTTTCTGATGCAAATAAAAAAGCTGAAAAAGATCATGATGACTTCTTAGAAAAATTATCAAAAATGCGAGATACTACAAGGTTTAGCTATGAAAGATATGAAAGATTTAAAAAACTAAATGAAAGTTTAAAAGAGAAGTTAGCTAAAGCTCAAGAATCAATAAAAGTATATCAAGAATACATTGAAGAGTATAGACATAAAATTGATGATTTAAATGATGTTATTAAGTCTTACGAAGATGACAAGAAGAAAGAAGAAGAAAAAAAAGCTTCTAAGAAATAA
- the lgt gene encoding prolipoprotein diacylglyceryl transferase yields the protein MEQWQNIYSNFEPIAFSIGDISVHWYGIMYALALLSAIVVAKWFINHDKIQINQDIFDSYIWWAEIGVILGARLGYIIFYDPNTTYYLTHPWQIFNPFINGEFTGISGMSYHGAVIGFILASYLFCKKNKVSFFFLADIAVLGVSAGYVFGRIGNFFNQELVGRTTDVPWAIYVDGILRHPSQLYEAILEGIVIFIILVSVRKYKSFDGQLALLYGILYSLARIIAEVFRQPDIQLGFLYSNWLTMGMLQSGFFALLCMIIYFLKKKNKLIS from the coding sequence ATGGAACAATGGCAAAATATTTATTCTAATTTTGAACCTATTGCATTTAGCATAGGTGACATTTCTGTACATTGGTATGGAATAATGTATGCATTAGCTTTATTAAGTGCTATAGTAGTTGCAAAATGGTTTATAAATCATGATAAAATACAAATAAATCAAGATATATTTGATTCTTATATTTGGTGGGCTGAAATAGGTGTAATATTAGGGGCTAGATTAGGATATATAATTTTTTATGATCCAAATACTACATACTATTTAACTCACCCTTGGCAAATATTTAATCCATTTATAAATGGTGAATTCACAGGTATTTCAGGAATGAGTTATCATGGTGCAGTTATTGGTTTTATTTTAGCTTCATACCTTTTTTGCAAAAAAAATAAAGTATCTTTTTTCTTCTTAGCTGATATTGCAGTACTTGGAGTTTCAGCAGGATATGTCTTTGGAAGAATAGGAAATTTCTTTAATCAAGAACTAGTAGGAAGAACTACTGATGTTCCTTGGGCGATTTATGTTGATGGGATATTAAGACATCCTTCACAACTATATGAAGCAATTTTAGAGGGTATTGTAATTTTTATAATATTAGTAAGTGTTAGAAAATATAAATCATTTGACGGACAATTAGCCTTGCTTTATGGGATTTTATACTCACTTGCAAGAATAATTGCAGAAGTATTCAGACAACCAGATATACAATTAGGTTTTTTATATAGTAACTGGCTAACAATGGGTATGCTTCAGTCTGGTTTTTTTGCCCTACTTTGTATGATTATATATTTTTTAAAAAAGAAAAATAAGCTTATTTCTTAG
- a CDS encoding bifunctional diguanylate cyclase/phosphodiesterase, whose amino-acid sequence MHFDVLIADSEIIQNIQLKEKTINELSNINMHFTANEKEILSKKLELNLLIIDINIQNSIKIAKECLSNDIDVIFIIDNTQNLDLAYSIDVFDFIYKPLFFNKLVFKINHYVKIREKEKELLKQKEVSSTILNNIATPIFLTDGKKFLFANKNFLKVLKLKKLSELNKKYKQVSDVFEKKEGYLFGEKNIDWLKYLKKEDDLKVLINIEDKKYIYKIQSNYLKQNKNHLIFLDDITHEIEYKQELINLLYTDNLTKKPNRAKLIDQLQHEKININSLAIIDINSFKEINDFFGNKVGDWVLIQVANIMENIIKNHNGIKLYKFPSDTYCVIAEEVEKNDFLTVIKTIITKIYKEVFTYEQYEIDTRVKAGISFSTKNNKLITADLALQAAKKDNKDYLVFYDKLDNLQEYENNMKWTKKLKNALSKDQIIVYYQPLINNKTLEIDKYECLVRMIDEDKVISPFFFLEVSKKSNQYTKITKIVIEKAFKKFDKLDYEFSINISYEDIEDPDFLNFVRKKMKKYNIKDKVVFEILEDESVKNYNILINFIDEIKSLGCKVAIDDFGSGYSNFEHILKMNVDYLKIDASIIKNVVIDKNSYKITKTIIEFAKNLGLKTIAEYVENEDIFNTVKDLGADYSQGYYFSPPKENPEINNSTKARDE is encoded by the coding sequence ATGCACTTTGATGTTCTAATTGCAGATAGTGAAATAATACAAAATATACAACTAAAAGAAAAAACTATAAATGAACTCTCAAATATAAATATGCATTTTACTGCTAATGAAAAAGAGATTTTATCTAAAAAACTTGAATTAAATTTATTAATTATTGATATAAATATACAAAACTCTATAAAAATTGCAAAAGAGTGTTTAAGTAATGATATAGATGTTATATTTATCATAGATAATACTCAAAATCTTGATTTAGCTTATAGTATTGATGTTTTTGACTTTATTTACAAACCACTATTTTTTAATAAACTAGTATTTAAAATAAATCATTATGTAAAAATTAGAGAAAAAGAAAAAGAACTTCTAAAACAAAAAGAAGTTTCTTCTACTATATTAAATAATATTGCAACACCTATATTTTTAACAGATGGTAAAAAATTTCTTTTTGCAAATAAAAACTTTTTAAAAGTCTTGAAGTTAAAAAAATTAAGTGAATTAAATAAAAAATACAAACAAGTCTCTGATGTATTTGAAAAAAAAGAAGGTTATTTATTTGGTGAAAAAAATATTGATTGGCTAAAATACTTAAAAAAAGAAGATGATTTAAAAGTATTAATAAATATAGAAGATAAAAAATATATTTATAAGATTCAATCTAATTATCTAAAACAAAATAAAAACCATCTTATTTTTTTAGATGACATTACTCATGAAATCGAGTATAAACAAGAGCTCATTAATCTTTTATATACAGACAATCTTACAAAAAAACCAAATAGAGCAAAACTAATTGATCAACTACAACATGAAAAAATCAATATTAACTCTTTAGCAATTATTGATATAAACTCTTTTAAAGAAATAAATGATTTTTTTGGAAATAAAGTTGGTGACTGGGTTTTAATTCAAGTTGCTAATATTATGGAGAATATAATAAAAAACCATAATGGTATTAAGCTTTATAAGTTTCCATCTGATACTTATTGCGTAATAGCAGAAGAAGTAGAAAAGAATGACTTCTTAACTGTAATTAAAACTATTATTACTAAAATCTATAAAGAAGTATTTACTTATGAACAATATGAAATCGATACTCGGGTTAAAGCTGGTATATCATTTTCTACAAAAAACAATAAGTTAATTACAGCAGATTTGGCACTTCAAGCAGCAAAAAAAGACAATAAAGACTACTTAGTATTTTATGATAAATTAGATAATTTACAAGAGTATGAAAACAATATGAAATGGACAAAAAAATTAAAAAATGCTTTAAGTAAAGACCAAATTATTGTTTATTATCAACCATTAATCAATAATAAAACTCTAGAAATAGACAAGTATGAGTGTTTAGTAAGAATGATTGATGAAGATAAAGTAATATCTCCTTTTTTCTTTTTAGAAGTTTCAAAAAAATCAAATCAATATACTAAAATAACAAAAATAGTTATTGAAAAAGCTTTTAAAAAATTTGATAAATTAGATTATGAATTCTCTATTAATATATCATATGAAGATATCGAAGATCCAGATTTTTTAAATTTTGTAAGAAAAAAAATGAAAAAATATAATATAAAAGATAAAGTTGTTTTTGAAATTTTAGAAGATGAAAGTGTAAAAAATTACAATATATTAATAAATTTTATTGATGAAATTAAAAGCTTAGGGTGTAAAGTTGCTATTGATGATTTTGGATCTGGGTATTCAAACTTTGAGCATATTTTAAAGATGAATGTTGATTATTTAAAAATTGATGCTTCTATTATTAAAAATGTAGTAATTGATAAAAACTCTTACAAAATAACAAAAACAATAATAGAGTTTGCAAAAAATCTAGGATTAAAAACTATTGCAGAGTATGTTGAAAATGAAGATATTTTTAATACAGTAAAAGATTTAGGAGCAGACTACTCTCAAGGTTACTATTTTTCTCCTCCAAAAGAAAATCCAGAAATAAATAACTCAACTAAGGCTAGGGATGAATAA
- a CDS encoding DUF2116 family Zn-ribbon domain-containing protein: MSHCPFCKKKIAMSKAFCSRNCKENYFQLISIQVPKPFLKRIFVFCSHEEREKEIEKFANRHGWRLDLLKNKIDELAIDYGYRKEN; this comes from the coding sequence ATGTCACACTGTCCATTTTGTAAGAAGAAAATTGCTATGAGTAAAGCTTTTTGCTCTAGAAATTGCAAAGAAAATTACTTTCAGCTTATTTCTATACAAGTGCCAAAACCCTTTTTAAAGAGAATCTTTGTTTTTTGTAGTCATGAAGAAAGAGAAAAAGAGATTGAAAAGTTTGCTAATAGACATGGTTGGAGACTAGACCTTCTTAAGAATAAAATTGATGAATTAGCAATAGATTATGGCTATAGAAAAGAAAATTGA
- a CDS encoding PAS domain-containing sensor histidine kinase — MSEEYTLTKLKRSNDELKEIINNSWDGIGIIDFTGKFIYYNNAFVPILGFSKEELKNKNFISFIQEDYKKSFIELMKKNLKNRYESDINIVCIRKDNQKVYLRITLSTMLNKKLFVINTKDITKEISDDQILDSYVASTHVNIDGLITQTSQAFRTLSGYEENELLNKHHTIIKSVDEDDKVFSEILNHIKNAKEWNGKIKAKRKNGIIFWIDTKVKPTYNKYGDITGYTSLMFDITNEINLNVETKSLQQEVLQKDNLLVQQSKLAIMTETLQMLSHEWRQPLNIISIRAQKLELDLTMGLDSNKEVFSQSLKEIKDDAQKLSDTIEEFQSFVQLKSEKEKVIAKDVILKAVEIFKKDPESKDIDFIKDVTDIPAFNSYKSELTTILVNILVNAKEAIFRKKIKNGVIKLTCYCLNNTIFFEISDNAGGIDEDIIDKIFEPYFSTKNSKHGVGLGLYTCKIITEMHLMGEISVTNHNSGATFKIALPI, encoded by the coding sequence ATGTCAGAAGAGTACACTCTTACTAAACTCAAAAGAAGTAATGATGAACTAAAAGAGATAATAAATAATTCTTGGGATGGAATAGGAATTATTGATTTTACTGGGAAGTTTATATATTACAATAATGCATTCGTTCCTATTTTGGGTTTTTCAAAAGAAGAATTAAAAAACAAAAATTTTATATCATTTATACAAGAAGATTATAAAAAATCATTTATTGAATTAATGAAAAAAAATTTAAAAAATAGATATGAATCAGATATAAATATTGTTTGTATTAGAAAAGATAATCAAAAAGTTTACTTAAGAATAACATTATCAACTATGCTAAATAAAAAACTTTTTGTAATTAATACAAAAGATATAACAAAAGAGATTTCTGATGATCAAATTTTAGATAGTTATGTGGCTTCAACTCATGTAAATATAGATGGACTTATAACCCAAACTAGTCAAGCTTTTCGTACTCTTAGTGGTTATGAAGAGAATGAACTATTAAATAAGCACCATACTATTATAAAATCAGTTGACGAAGATGACAAGGTCTTTAGTGAGATTTTAAATCATATCAAAAATGCAAAAGAGTGGAATGGGAAAATCAAAGCTAAAAGAAAAAATGGAATAATTTTTTGGATTGATACAAAAGTAAAGCCTACTTATAATAAATATGGTGATATCACAGGTTATACTTCACTTATGTTTGATATTACAAATGAGATTAATCTTAATGTAGAAACAAAGTCTTTGCAACAAGAAGTGCTTCAAAAAGACAACTTATTAGTTCAACAATCAAAACTAGCAATAATGACAGAAACTTTGCAAATGCTTTCCCATGAATGGAGACAACCTTTAAATATAATATCAATTAGAGCTCAAAAACTTGAACTTGATTTAACAATGGGACTTGATTCAAATAAAGAGGTGTTTTCACAAAGCTTAAAAGAGATAAAAGATGATGCACAAAAGTTATCAGATACTATTGAAGAGTTTCAAAGTTTTGTACAATTAAAAAGTGAGAAAGAGAAAGTTATAGCAAAAGATGTTATTTTAAAAGCTGTAGAGATTTTCAAAAAAGATCCAGAGTCAAAAGATATAGATTTTATAAAAGATGTAACTGATATCCCTGCTTTTAATAGTTATAAAAGTGAACTTACAACTATTTTAGTAAATATTTTAGTAAATGCAAAAGAAGCAATATTTAGAAAAAAAATTAAAAATGGTGTAATAAAACTAACTTGTTATTGTTTAAATAATACAATATTCTTTGAGATAAGTGATAATGCAGGTGGAATTGATGAAGATATAATTGATAAAATTTTTGAACCTTATTTCTCAACAAAAAACTCAAAACATGGTGTAGGATTAGGATTATATACATGTAAAATAATCACAGAAATGCATTTAATGGGTGAAATTAGTGTAACAAACCATAATAGTGGTGCTACATTTAAAATAGCACTGCCAATTTAA